In the Salvelinus sp. IW2-2015 unplaced genomic scaffold, ASM291031v2 Un_scaffold3674, whole genome shotgun sequence genome, aagagtcctaataaccaaggctgaYGGCATCTCTAATCTAGACTAACATAGAGCAGCATATCATTATCTTGCCTGTAAAATAAGCGAAGAGCAACCAGATGattttcaactttctgtggagaaactGTAAaaattacattaggaaaactgaaCACTTATGAGTatggtgggctgaattttctggacttctAAATAATATTTTTAAGATCAATTGTATAAAATMATTCCTAAGATGACTCACTTCTATGTGGAACTTTATTCCTCATGTCTTTTCTACTTTTGGTGGCTTTAATTATAATATTGCCAAAGTTCCAGTGAAAAGCAgagttttcttgtcatggtccttcatTTATAATCatcatttttctccacacagatattatatatggaataatcgggacatattgtataaaaatatttgtttttagaacattttttcTGAAATAATATCCTACTGGTGAGCCAATTTGTAAATAGAGGGTCTTTTACTTATAAGGAATTCTGATCACTTGtgtctataccttatgtcatgccctATTAGAATGGTTTTATTGATCATATCTGTTggggaaaagtttggatgttgtcACACGCATAACTACGTATTAACCAAATTTAAGGAAGTTTCTTTTTtatattattcataaatattatcctgccaaccacctatatgaagaagtttaaataaaaacataaattcaAATTGTatcttttgtaatgaccacccagaaacagtgctgcatcttttttggcattgtattcWTGTAAGGAATTTGTGGCAAGARATCAGTAGATTTAGAATRGAACACATTTKTAAAGATTTTACATTAttatggagagatgtactgcttggattctagTTATTTCATAGTGCCYTGATCATGGGAAATGGTGGTATTATCATATTGCCAGAAGATACTGACCGTACCGTTATGCTCGCTTACACTGAGCTGCATTGGCGCACGGCATGAGCTACGTTCTTCAGCCCGATGCAGGGATGGGGTACTCCTATCCACACTGCTCCATCGAAGACAGAAATAATGCTAGTTTTCCTGTGAAACTGCCCTTTTCATCCTCATGatagctagcagtagccacagcagccattttYGAATGGCACGTTGCCttgaacaacaaaggagctgattggctgacactggcattccaaaatggctgaggtggctactgctagctagcatgagggcGAAAAGGTAGTCCGCAAACAGCGTtagaggtgcatgccgccacctattGGATGAGGGGAAAACGCAAAACAATATGGATTAGGGAAATGTGAACAAATATACTATTTAAAAAGTAAACAAAAGTATACTCCTTCAGTCAGATTTAAGACCCTTCCTTCAGGAACCCCTTCCTCCTTCAGTCTATTCAGACCCTTCCACAGGAACCTGGGAGGGGGGAACCTCTTCATTCAGTGCTCTTTGAAACATTTCTGCTCTAAAGTACTGGAGCTCCAGAAATCTTTTTGCCTCCATCACATTGATGCAATTTTTGGTGCAATTTATCACTTGCTGTATGAARGCAACAAAGTCCACCTTCGTCACTGCTAGTGTGTTGGGATCCTTCTCCTGCTTGGCTGCACTGCAGACTGTGGGACGTCCACTACCATCTACTCTCCAGCTATTTCCACTGCCTCCACATAGGAGCCCTGCTGGATATCCCTGATCCGAGCGACTGCGACCTCCTTCATCCATACAGGGCACTCCGAGAACCCGGGAATGTGATTCCATCACAATTACAGCAACATGCTTCATCTGACTTGTCAGCTAATACATATTTATTCCTTTTGTCAAACACTTGCCACMTGTCAACTTTTTACAATTTGTAACACTGCAGCGGCTTCTGTACATACGGTATTACCCTCGTATCTCACACACCCAAGTTTTCCATGATTCAGGAGAACCACTTCATCATCACAcggggtcccgtgtggctcagttggtagagcatggcgcttgcaacgccagggttgtgggttcattccccacggggggaccaggatgaatatgtatgaactttccaatttgtaagtcgctctggataagagcgtctgctaaatgacttaaatgtaaatgtaaaaatcaagCCACACTAAAACCAATAGGCATACTTTCCTGTCTGTCTATCATTCGGGCCAAGCGATGTGTGTCCACTACTGCCGTGTAATCCCAAAACCACACAGCCTCTATGTCTGAGACACCCAGAGATGGCACCTTTTTAACCGGTGCCCTACTCTGAAAGGCATAGCCTTCGTTGATATCTTGTAGAGCCTGTTCACTCACTAAATCAGAATATGGCTCTCTGTCACTCGAACCATTCGTCTTTCACCGTCGTCGAGACTGCGAACGAGTCACCCAATAAACATCGRAGCTGGTGAATCCCACTCCGACTCCGACCATAAACTGCTGTTCATTTCCAACTTTAACCCTTTTCATTCTACTGTTCTTCGCCGTCGTCCGTTCATTCTCACCAACTTTACTCCCGCCAACAGAATCGCTCAATGCTTCCGAACTCTCCTTGTCCCCCGTCGGCCGTTAAGCTggagcctctctccctctgctacaTCTTTCGGGGCAGTTTTTGTGAGACACCGCAGGTTTTCCAATCTTCTCGCTGTATCGGTGTGGATAAAGGATAACATTTGGAGTACAGTTccatatcccatccctgcattgaggtacgttTACCAACCCCGTATCTCGCCGGTTCCAcggtgtcttaatgtaaccatgattgcgctctgaccccagtgcagctcagtgtaaacaagcgtaaCGGTGGGTCGGTATCTTCTGGCTATATGATCATGTGAAGTGGCTGTTTTACATGTCTTTCCTTCCATCACAGAACAACCAGGTGGTTGGAGTGGGCAGTNGTCTTTCCTTCCATCACAGAACAACCAGGTGGTTGGAGTGGGCAGTGGATCCACCATTGTGTATGCTGTTGACAGACTAGGTGAGGAGACCATAATACTAGCCTACCGGTTGATTGTAGAACAAGAGAATGTAGCCCTTTATTAATCCACAAAGGGCTGATTGATGAGCCTCTCTGATGTGCTCTAACGTGTTCCAGCGGAGAGAGTTCGTCAGGAGAAACTCAACATCGTGTGTGTCCCCACCTCCTTCCAGGTGAGTGTTTTTATAATTAGTTAGTTACAAAAAATGACTTCAGCAAGTTTTTAGTATGTTTAACTATATAAGTGGTGCAATTTTAATGGGTTAGATTGAATGAtttatgtgcaaatgtatttgtggcCGGAGGCGAAGTAAGAGCCCTGAGCGAAGGGCCCAACGCTGGCCTGAAGTATCATATCGTGGAAGGAGGGCCCTGTGGGTCCTTAGGTTGGGTTAAGTGGTGAATTTTACTATAGCATTGATAAGAAAAATGCCTTTTAAGACAATGACCAAATTCGGGAGATATCCAGAAGCGTAGAGATTTGAGGTACAAGGGCTGTGTATCATGTATTCTACAGAGATCTCTAATCTGGCAGATGGCCCTAAACATTTGATCTTGTCCTCCAGGCTCGTCAGTTGATTCTGCAGCATGGTCTAACCCTGTCTGATCTGGATAGACACCCAGAGGTACTGTTGGTTAGCAACCCTTTTAAAACGATGTGTTACATGTCCTCAA is a window encoding:
- the rpia gene encoding ribose-5-phosphate isomerase, which produces MAEEAKKLAGYAAVDNHVQNNQVVGVGSGSTIVYAVDRLAERVRQEKLNIVCVPTSFQARQLILQHGLTLSDLDRHPELDVAIDGADEVDAALTLIKGGG